In Bombus pascuorum chromosome 13, iyBomPasc1.1, whole genome shotgun sequence, a single genomic region encodes these proteins:
- the LOC132913836 gene encoding high mobility group protein 20A-like, whose translation MSEIVLIDDVSESNGGSEQPVYNGETEEHTNKSPGSVEDKTPDLILDNVIKKNNTTNTTNRAKKRKKILRDATAPKQPLTGYFRFLNDRREKVRTENPTLSFAEITKLLASEWSTLPADQKQQYLDAAEQDKERYNREFSDYKQTEAYRLFSEKQSSEKQQENKKERNGTDINSEQNDIQQDKDNDFTGFDIPIFTEEFLDHNKACEAELRQLRKATSDYEAQNAVLQRHVDSLYAAVNRLESETNQQHTTNQVLQRHLDSLRSQLASCFASVPLPGTNEGATLQNIDNYVERLESLLTGNVEQSLRNAVRNAVSRLELIG comes from the exons atgaGTGAAATTGTACTAATTGATGATGTGTCTGAAAGTAATGGTGGATCAGAACAACCTGTTTACAATGGAGAAACTGAGGAACATACAA aCAAATCACCTGGAAGTGTAGAAGATAAAACACCTGATTTGATATTGgataatgtaattaaaaaaaataatactaccAATACAACTAATAGAgctaaaaaaaggaagaaaattctAAGAGATGCCACTGCCCCTAAGCAACCTTTAACTGGTTATTTCAG atttttaaatgATCGACGAGAGAAAGTAAGGACTGAAAACCCTACTCTATCATTTGCTGAAATCACAAAACTCCTTGCTTCAGAGTGGAGTACTCTACCTGCTGATCAAAAACAACAATATTTAGATGCAGCAGAGCAGGATAAAGAACGATATAATCGTGAGTTTAGTGATTATAAACAGACAGAAGCATACCGATTATTCAGCGAGAAACAATCTTCAGAAAAacaacaagaaaataaaaaggagagaaaTGGAACTGATATAAATTCAGAGCAAAAT GATATTCAACAAGATAAAGATAATGACTTCACAGGTTTTGATATACCTATTTTTACAGAGGAATTTTTGGATCATAATAAAG CATGTGAAGCTGAGTTAAGACAATTAAGGAAAGCTACATCAGACTATGAAGCTCAGAATGCGGTGCTGCAACGACATGTAGACAGTTTGTATGCAGCTGTAAATCGTTTAGAATCTGAAACAAACCAACAACACACAACTAATCAAGTTTTGCAGCGTCATTTGGATTCTCTTCGTTCACAATTAGCAAGTTGTTTTGCTTCAGTACCTCTACCAG gTACGAACGAAGGCGCAACATTacaaaatattgataattacGTTGAAAGACTTGAATCGTTACTGACTGGCAATGTCGAACAATCTTTGCGAAATGCTGTACGTAACGCTGTATCTCGCCTTGAATTAATTGGATGA